From a region of the Sminthopsis crassicaudata isolate SCR6 chromosome 6, ASM4859323v1, whole genome shotgun sequence genome:
- the PYURF gene encoding protein preY, mitochondrial translates to MLSWPCRQVTSALRGRQPLAASVGAAAWSRAVHLAGSRPASDSPGSSQASPPSAFDEALLDVLVCPLSKKPLRYEMSTNELINEELGIAYPIIDGIPNMIPQAARMIHQNKQQEEKEQE, encoded by the exons ATGCTGAGCTGGCCGTGCCGACAAGTTACGTCTGCGCTGCGGGGAAGGCAGCCGTTAGCAGCGTCCGTTGGAGCGGCAGCCTGGAGCAGGGCGGTGCATTTGGCGGGGTCCAGGCCGGCCTCGGACAGCCCAGGGTCGAGCCAGGCCTCGCCTCCCTCGGCCTTTGACGAGGCCCTGCTGGATGTCCTGGTGTGCCCGCTCTCCAAGAAGCCTCTGAG gtATGAAATGTCAACAAATGAACTGATTAATGAAGAACTGGGAATTGCTTATCCAATCATTGATGGTATTCCTAATATGATACCACAGGCAGCAAGAATGATACACCAGAATaagcaacaagaagaaaaagaacaagagtaG
- the PIGY gene encoding phosphatidylinositol N-acetylglucosaminyltransferase subunit Y gives MFLSLPTLTVLVPLISLAGLFYSASVEENFPHGCTSTSSLCFYSLLLPITIPVYVFFHLWTWMGIKLFRHN, from the coding sequence ATGTTTCTGTCTTTACCCACATTGACTGTTCTTgttcctttgatctctttagcTGGACTGTTTTATTCTGCCTCTGTAGAAGAAAATTTTCCCCATGGTTGCACCAGCACAAGCAGTCTCTGCTTTTACAGTCTTCTCTTGCCAATTACCATACCAGTTTATGTGTTCTTCCACCTCTGGACTTGGATGGGTATTAAGCTCTTTAGACACAATTAA